The Actinomycetota bacterium DNA segment CTGATCTCGGCCAGCGGAACCAGCCTCTCGGTGCCGACGTCCTGCGGGACCCGCTTCATGAGGATCGGCCAATAGGGGTTGAGGGGGTTGTGGTCCCAGATCAGCAGGCGACCGCCGGGCCGCACGACCCGGTGCATCTCCTGCAGGGATGAGCGCACGAGGGCGGGCTCCTCCAGATGGTGGAGGACGGCCACGGATACGGCGAGATCGAACGTATCGTCCGGGAAAGGGAGCTGCCCGGCGCTGGCCGCGGCACAGGCGACGCTCATCTTCTTCCGCATCACCCGAAGCATCCCTACCGAGAAGTCGATGCCTACCCGGTCGTGATCCGCTCCTCCGAGATGCTCGAGCAGGGTCCCGGTGCCGCATCCGACGTCGAGGACGGACCCCGCGGGACACACCCGCCGGATGTAGTCCACGCGCTTGTCCAGGTAGTGACGCACGACATGAGCGGGCAGTGAGTCGTCGTACTCCTCGGAGACCGTGTCGAAGTGATCGTCGTCACCGATGAGCGCCGGATCCTTCAGCACGGCGATGCCGTCGACGACCGGGAAGGTGGTTGTGCATCCTGTGCAGCTCACGGCGTCCGAGCTGGTTGCGAGCTCCGAACGGCAGAGGGGACAGCGGAAGCGCGGATCGACCACGTCAGCCGCCTTGGGGGGTCCGTGGAGCGAACGGGTTCCGGCGAGGACCGAACCGGTAGGAGAGGATCGTCGCGATCATGGCGACCCCGATCTTGAAGGCCTTCCAGAAGTCGCCGGTCGCCGACGACTCCCCTACGCGCTCGCGGTAGTTGACCGGGATCTGCACGAGCTTGTGGCCCGCGAGGATGGACAGAACCATCATCTCTGGGGAGAAGTGGTTGCGGCCGATCGTGAAGTGAGGACTGATCTCGTCCAACGCCTTGCGGTGGATCAACCGCATCGTGCAGCCCACGTCCGTAAGGTTGCTCGTGTTGTAGAGGAACTCCATCATCTTCGCCACGGCCCAGTTGCCCCACCGCAGGAACCAGCCCATGTTCGCGCCCGACCAGATCAGTTCCTTGGCCGTCCGACTGCCGAGCACGAAGTCGAAATCGTCGCTGTAGGCCAGGAGCTTGAAGACGTCGCGGCCGATGAAGGTGCCGTCGGGTTCGGACAGGATCACGATGTCGCCCACCGCTTCGGCGAGTCCGCGTCGACAGGACCAGCCGTATCCCTGCCGCTTCTCTTCGACGAGTCGGGCTCCCGTACCGTCCACCTGCTCACGTGTGCCTGGGGCAGCGTTGTTGTCGACGACGATGACCTCGTCCACGACGCCGGTCGACCACAGCTCCCCGATAGCCTCGCGGATCGAGTCCTTCTCGTTGTAGGTAGGGAGCACGACCGAGACCTTCCTGTCGTGCCACATGAGTCGTTACCCCTATGGTTCGTGGTCGGTTGTGCGCGACCGCAGACACGCGTCGGCTCGCAGAGCATACCCAACACGTCGCCGCCCTCGCGGGGGTGGGGCCCTCAGGAGCCGAGCAGCGGGAGCAGCGCCTCCCTGATCCGGGCGTCACGGCTCGCCGAGCCGAGTTCGGCCACGCGCGCTCGCTGACGCGCGACGACCGACGCTCTCAGCGACTCGTCGCAGCCGACGCGATGCACGACCTCCGCTATCGTCGCGGGGTCCCTCGTCCGGACCAGGACCCCCGATCCCCCCAGCGTCTCCCCGACCGCTCCGCCGTCGTACGCGATCACCGGGAGTCCGGCTCTCATCGCCTCCAGCAGGGGCAGGCCGAACCCCTCGTGCCGCGACATGGAGATGAAGACGTCACAGCCCGCGTAGTAGGCGGCGAGGTGCGGCTCGGTGATCGACCCGCAGAAGACCACGCCTTCGAGTCGGAGCCGTTCCCGCAGCTTGAAGAGCATCCGCATGTATGGGTCTGGTCCCCATGCACCCACGACGAACAGGCGGGCGTTCGGGTCTATGGCCGCTCGCACGGTTGCCAGCACGCGCAGCAGATCGGCGTGACCCTTGTGGGGAGCCACCCGGCTCACGAACAAGAGGTCGAGCCCTCGCTTGGTTCGGCGCAACCAATCGAGTTGATGCGGGTCGGGAGCAGCGTCCAGGGACGGGGGCAGGTACGGCGGAATCACCGACACGTCCTCGATGCCTAGCTCGTGCAGCTCGGACGCCGAGTACTCCGAGTTCGCCATCGCAACGGCACATCGCGGTGCCAGCTCGGAGAGTTCCTCGCGCGCCCGGGACAGGTT contains these protein-coding regions:
- a CDS encoding class I SAM-dependent methyltransferase, with translation MSCTGCTTTFPVVDGIAVLKDPALIGDDDHFDTVSEEYDDSLPAHVVRHYLDKRVDYIRRVCPAGSVLDVGCGTGTLLEHLGGADHDRVGIDFSVGMLRVMRKKMSVACAAASAGQLPFPDDTFDLAVSVAVLHHLEEPALVRSSLQEMHRVVRPGGRLLIWDHNPLNPYWPILMKRVPQDVGTERLVPLAEIRAALDPLGAKLWPRRLGFIPEFVPAGALPAAVRAERILERIPGIRELGAHNVVVAQKV
- a CDS encoding glycosyltransferase family 2 protein; protein product: MWHDRKVSVVLPTYNEKDSIREAIGELWSTGVVDEVIVVDNNAAPGTREQVDGTGARLVEEKRQGYGWSCRRGLAEAVGDIVILSEPDGTFIGRDVFKLLAYSDDFDFVLGSRTAKELIWSGANMGWFLRWGNWAVAKMMEFLYNTSNLTDVGCTMRLIHRKALDEISPHFTIGRNHFSPEMMVLSILAGHKLVQIPVNYRERVGESSATGDFWKAFKIGVAMIATILSYRFGPRRNPFAPRTPQGG
- a CDS encoding glycosyltransferase; amino-acid sequence: MKGGRIQQFLPSLGFRDAVGTHTLCTQDALSSAGGGIWAEDIHPQLLRRARTWSDYAGTRSARRGRDVLLYQASTGSRGLAPFLTERPETKAIYYHNITPAEFFEPFDPGAAINLSRAREELSELAPRCAVAMANSEYSASELHELGIEDVSVIPPYLPPSLDAAPDPHQLDWLRRTKRGLDLLFVSRVAPHKGHADLLRVLATVRAAIDPNARLFVVGAWGPDPYMRMLFKLRERLRLEGVVFCGSITEPHLAAYYAGCDVFISMSRHEGFGLPLLEAMRAGLPVIAYDGGAVGETLGGSGVLVRTRDPATIAEVVHRVGCDESLRASVVARQRARVAELGSASRDARIREALLPLLGS